CTGCTGGTGGCGGCGATGAAGGCCTCGGAATCGGGCTTCACGAAGATGGACGCGTACACGCCGTTCCCGGTGGAGGGGCTGTCCCAGGCGTTGGGGATGCGCGATGTCCGCGTGAAGTGGATCATCTTCATCGGCGGCTTGCTGGGCGTGTCCGGCGGCATGGGGATGATGTACTACATTTCGGTGATCGACTACCCGCTCAACATCGGCGGTCGTCCGCTGTTCAGTTGGCCGGCGTTCATTCCGGTCGCGTTCGAGTGCACGGTGCTCATCGCGGCGTTTGGTGCGGTGTTCGGGATGCTGGCCCTCAACGGTCTGCCGCGGCCGCATCACCCTATCTTCGACACGGCGAACTTCGAGCGGGCGTCCCAGGAT
This is a stretch of genomic DNA from Fimbriimonadaceae bacterium. It encodes these proteins:
- a CDS encoding DUF3341 domain-containing protein — translated: MGYHGEPEGGVYGIAAEFDNPEDLLVAAMKASESGFTKMDAYTPFPVEGLSQALGMRDVRVKWIIFIGGLLGVSGGMGMMYYISVIDYPLNIGGRPLFSWPAFIPVAFECTVLIAAFGAVFGMLALNGLPRPHHPIFDTANFERASQDRFFLCIEAEDPQFDQAEKFLSGVGAVAVTEVEPS